In the genome of Myroides phaeus, one region contains:
- a CDS encoding DUF4265 domain-containing protein — protein sequence MEDQYQQILVRYYSNVLEENTVETFWGKVVDEKEGLYQVDNIPFYGPDFSCDDVVFAEYDETEKTLTYRYVAKASGNSTVQVIVQNEKYNLEDLYNEILYAGTEIEVLSDQYFVINVPNKTDYKNVVAILAELEDETVITYAEPLLAPKHSADLRSK from the coding sequence ATGGAAGATCAATATCAACAAATTTTAGTTAGATATTATAGTAATGTCTTAGAAGAAAATACAGTAGAAACTTTTTGGGGTAAAGTAGTAGATGAAAAAGAAGGTTTGTATCAAGTAGACAATATTCCTTTTTATGGACCAGATTTTTCTTGCGATGATGTAGTATTTGCAGAATACGACGAAACTGAAAAAACATTAACTTACCGCTATGTTGCAAAAGCATCGGGTAATTCAACGGTACAAGTTATTGTTCAAAATGAAAAATACAACCTTGAAGATTTATATAATGAAATCTTATATGCAGGGACTGAAATTGAAGTACTAAGTGACCAATACTTTGTTATTAACGTACCTAATAAAACAGATTACAAAAACGTTGTTGCTATCTTAGCTGAATTAGAAGACGAAACAGTTATTACTTATGCAGAACCTCTTTTAGCACCTAAACACAGTGCTGATTTAAGATCTAAATAA
- a CDS encoding MBOAT family O-acyltransferase, translating to MSLFNIEIPSFTIDEVINWFTFNPKEPLLFNSGLFLGLFIVFYLFYILMRKTFHVRLLYVVIFSLFFYYKSSGMYFLILVGSSLMDYYFAKIINDTDNSVKKRLLLTISIIVNLGLLGYFKYTNFFLDGFNFIANSQWHLDDIILPVGISFFTFQSISYIIEIYRKEIEPTKNFLDYLFFISFFPQLVAGPIVRAKDFIPQIYSNIHVTRDHVNEGMLLIIGGVLKKAVISDYISINFVDRVFDAPNSYTAFENLMASYGYAIQIYCDFSGYSDMAIGIALLMGYRLPMNFNVPYQSMSITEFWRRWHISLSTWLKDFLYISVGGNRNGSFGGYFFPGLFFAGIIGWGVYYLEQSAIPLIIAGASVVVFALTIVLSKDKNKSLFTNFNLFTTMLLGGLWHGASLRFIVWGALHGIALAVHKMFMELFPRAKGKEPSFVWKIVSIFITFHFVTFCWIFFRATSFDAALNVIYNIGQLEFDWNAWSTIIMGYKNAFLLIFIGFIWHYIPKSWMAIPNQMFCVAPMFVKAVVLGLVFWVVYATATAGPQPFIYFQF from the coding sequence ATGAGTCTATTTAATATTGAGATACCGAGTTTTACCATTGATGAAGTAATCAATTGGTTTACTTTTAACCCAAAGGAACCTTTGTTGTTTAACTCAGGTTTGTTTTTAGGTTTGTTTATCGTGTTTTACCTCTTCTATATTTTGATGAGGAAAACCTTTCACGTGCGTTTATTATACGTTGTAATCTTTTCACTTTTCTTCTATTATAAGTCAAGTGGAATGTACTTCCTTATTTTAGTGGGGTCATCTTTAATGGATTATTACTTTGCTAAAATTATTAATGATACGGATAATTCGGTTAAAAAGCGATTGCTCTTAACGATTAGTATTATTGTGAACTTAGGATTACTGGGGTATTTTAAATACACTAACTTCTTTTTAGATGGATTTAATTTTATTGCCAATTCACAGTGGCATTTAGATGATATTATCTTACCTGTAGGTATTTCGTTTTTTACGTTCCAATCGATAAGTTATATTATAGAGATATACCGCAAGGAAATAGAGCCAACGAAGAACTTTTTAGACTATTTGTTCTTTATTTCGTTCTTCCCTCAATTAGTAGCAGGTCCAATTGTACGTGCTAAGGACTTTATTCCTCAGATATACTCTAATATACACGTAACAAGAGATCACGTAAATGAGGGGATGTTATTGATTATAGGAGGGGTGTTAAAAAAGGCAGTGATATCTGATTACATTTCAATTAATTTTGTTGACCGAGTATTTGATGCTCCTAATAGTTACACAGCTTTTGAAAACTTAATGGCTTCTTATGGATATGCTATTCAGATTTACTGTGATTTCTCAGGATACTCAGATATGGCAATTGGTATTGCTTTATTGATGGGATATCGCTTGCCGATGAACTTTAATGTTCCATATCAATCAATGTCTATTACAGAATTCTGGAGACGTTGGCATATATCGCTATCTACTTGGTTAAAGGATTTCTTATATATATCTGTCGGAGGTAATAGAAATGGAAGTTTTGGAGGGTATTTCTTTCCAGGATTATTCTTTGCAGGAATAATAGGGTGGGGAGTTTATTATTTAGAACAAAGTGCGATACCATTGATTATAGCAGGTGCGTCAGTTGTGGTTTTTGCTTTAACGATAGTATTGTCAAAAGATAAAAACAAGAGTTTGTTTACCAACTTTAACTTGTTTACAACAATGCTACTTGGTGGATTATGGCACGGAGCAAGTTTGCGTTTTATTGTATGGGGAGCATTACACGGAATAGCATTAGCAGTTCACAAAATGTTTATGGAGTTGTTTCCACGTGCAAAAGGTAAAGAACCGTCATTTGTATGGAAAATAGTTTCAATCTTCATTACATTTCACTTTGTTACGTTTTGTTGGATATTCTTTAGAGCAACATCATTTGACGCAGCGTTAAATGTAATTTATAATATAGGTCAATTGGAATTTGATTGGAATGCGTGGTCAACAATCATTATGGGATATAAGAATGCTTTCTTATTAATCTTCATTGGGTTTATCTGGCATTATATTCCAAAATCGTGGATGGCTATACCAAACCAAATGTTTTGCGTAGCCCCAATGTTTGTAAAAGCAGTTGTATTGGGATTAGTATTTTGGGTAGTGTACGCTACAGCAACAGCTGGTCCACAACCTTTTATTTACTTCCAGTTTTAA